AAAGGAAATCTATGGCTGCCGTAAAAAGTGCCCTCATAATAACTAATCTCTCAAAAGAACGTGCCTCTTCTCTACATGATCAGATCATGATTTATCTTGTTGAAAAAGGCATACATGTTCAAGAACACTCTTTTGATGGTAATCCCGGGAAATTTTTACTTGAAAAGGCTGATCTTGCTATCGTGTTGGGTGGTGACGGAACAGTTCTCTATAGCGCCCGTTTATGTGTCGGTATGAATATGCCTATTCTGGCGATAAATCTGGGAACCTTTGGTTTTCTAGCCGAGGTAAATCCAGATGAGTGGATCACGGCTTTTGAATCCTTTCAGAATGGAACCATGGGTATAAGCCATCGTATCATGCTGAATACGGTTCTGCGGCGGGATGGAAAAGATATTGCTTCATTCTGTTGTCTTAATGATTGTGTTATCAGTTCGACTGGTATGGCAAAGATTGTGAATCTGAAGGTGAATATTTC
The genomic region above belongs to Oceanispirochaeta sp. and contains:
- a CDS encoding NAD(+)/NADH kinase, coding for MAAVKSALIITNLSKERASSLHDQIMIYLVEKGIHVQEHSFDGNPGKFLLEKADLAIVLGGDGTVLYSARLCVGMNMPILAINLGTFGFLAEVNPDEWITAFESFQNGTMGISHRIMLNTVLRRDGKDIASFCCLNDCVISSTGMAKIVNLKVNISNQEVIEYRADGIILATSTGSTAYSMAAGGPIVHPELSSMVVNPINPFTLSNRPLVIPAEEEVTILVSQQQRTNLVLTLDGQDVIPLILGDEVITRKHRYTADLLSFKKMNFYEVVRKKLDWKGGPHD